Proteins encoded in a region of the Uloborus diversus isolate 005 chromosome 1, Udiv.v.3.1, whole genome shotgun sequence genome:
- the LOC129219404 gene encoding uncharacterized protein LOC129219404, translating to MKNYIENDQVEIAPSNVNNEKEFYLPQHAVKKIKQESTKWRVVFNPSSRMPNSFSLNDALEIGSNLLPDILSVLLRFRLHEQALTGDGTQAFLQLSLDERERDATRFFWFQTVTTPQGLEFSKDEVVTYRFQRLPFGLGCSPFLLSSTLRELATIHKSEFPFAAAEVHKNFYMDDILSSTQNEEDIVALYR from the coding sequence ATGAAGAATTATATTGAGAACGATCAAGTTGAAATCGCCCCTTCAAATGTAAATAACGAAAAAGAGTTTTATTTACCTCAACATGCTGTTAAGAAAATTAAACAAGAATCCACAAAATGGCGTGTTGTATTTAATCCTTCTTCACGAATGCCCAACTCATTTTCATTAAATGACGCGTTGGAAATAGGATCTAATTTATTACCAGACATTTTGTCTGTTCTGTTACGTTTTAGGCTACACGAACAAGCTTTAACCGGCGATGGTACACAAGCATTTTTACAGCTCTCCCTGGATGAGCGTGAAAGAGATGCCACTCGTTTCTTTTGGTTTCAAACGGTCACTACACCTCAAGGTCTAGAATTTTCAAAAGATGAAGTTGTAACTTATCGTTTCCAACGTCTTCCGTTCGGTCTCGGTTGCAGTCCTTTTTTGCTCTCGTCTACTTTACGAGAACTAGCAACGATTCATAAGTCAGAATTCCCTTTTGCAGCAGCAGAAGTACACAAAAATTTCTACATGGACGACATTCTTTCCAGTACACAAAATGAAGAGGACATTGTAGCATTATATCGTTAA
- the LOC129219413 gene encoding uncharacterized protein LOC129219413: MTSIQELESDKFQKLTAKRTVLRWLTTQLVNQIEKKLKHVGEIDEAELRDDYELLIARSNGLTALDSEMLEFVELEQIEKEVTLNDEYEAKCLKFSKRILRYLEDKNKGSRNLSSSSNQSTNARINENSRQEVEKFAYLKALLIGQAANVVSGFDLSSENYDNCKEMLKNRFGKRDIIINSFMNKIINLEEVKSSSNVQALRRIHVEIEIAFRNLEAMNVESKSFGLLLMPILQKKLPHDLILQFNKQREDGDIEISELISFLKKEVECREITLAACNENKASTISKGYSNQKNVSKRCDRDIATASALNTSVNQVCIFCQNAYSSYKCNIRTTEKIKQLKTDNRCFKCFKKFHLSRVCNDKSACFKCNGKNHHESICFRNSDERSNSSKSLEQLKTSENTLVASNSNNESVVPNVNANAFVSQNSSNALSAKNVLLQTCTVVICTESDSKTTRAILDQGSERSFIKDTLVKSLNLKPIRTEKLSVFAFGAEKPIVKNYPVVVIELCDRELKNKIRLECLVTDTISSCPVKGPSLRSLEKIQCLGLKPADIVDNVSDLRHLGVLIGADKFWDVVLTARKRINRDLQAVNSIFGWFLVGLDRNTFKQANFSKHSNVSVGNAIVLNDLRIFWELDSMGIIEESSKYSKKDEDLIHRFETELRLVDGRYECKLLWKTTTDGLENNFEVTKRRFETLKQKLDKTPEILAKYKEIIEQQLNENIVEKCANEIKDKDYYMPHRAVIRNSETTNVRIVFDASFKSENCKSLNECLEIGPNLNPSVLDIILRYREHEIGFSGDLEKAFLMIGIAKQDRDFLRFLWFGESNEQFKILRMCRTPFGTSISPFILAATIKYHIKKYKIKNPDVFEMLNSSIYVDDLFYGAKTVEDAYKLSVDAVNIFRDAGMNLRKLKSNSNELNALWLRDNIKQDENLSKKSKFLGMNWNPINDSINLELTAVIESVKSKLNDTKRTVLRTVAKIFDPVGFLQPFTVRMKILLQDIWLSGLNWDESLPSALKGKWNNWCSELEFLKNLTFPRKFFSEADYTELSIHIFCDASPRAFGAVAYFRYSNSYGEIKTSFIMAKGRVAPLKTLSLPRCELMGALIGARLAKYLKGIFPNLTENLYCWSDSTIVLHWLRRSPNEWKPFVSNRVAEIQAICSPNQFFYCDSRNNPADMLTRGEQAETMASSPLWRNGHSWLTESEELWPKKIAKFNEGEMSIESRKSRNVLQISANSEPKQSDSSLFDLDEFGTLKKVYRITAWIMRFINNCKPKSEKLCGPIAAEEIMTAEIFWSKTTQMEHFKKEIETLSDGKNIDKNSSLYLLHPEIDENGLLRLKGRIQFADCQESAKHPLILPSKCRYVELLIMDAHERVFHSGVDATLTHLREKLWIIKARQRIKTVLHKCLICKRFNARPGAQVVAPLPADRIIESPPFAVTGLDYAGPFYCRENNEKHYLLLFTCAVTRAIHLELVPSMNTESLLLAFRRFISRRGLCNTIYSDNAKAFKRADIELKKVFKCIGHPSVQDLFSHYNINWKYIVERGAWWGGFWERMVRTIKTSLRKIVGRSSLSLNELETVFIEIEATINSRPITYVYDDPSEPSPLTPAHFLVGCKEPDALVVKIDLGLETKKE, from the exons atgacttcaatCCAAGAATTGGAAAGCGAtaagtttcaaaaacttacaGCAAAGAGAACTGTTTTGCGATGGTTAACTACTCAATTAGTCAATCAAATtgagaaaaagttaaaacatgtaGGTGAAATTGATGAAGCAGAATTACGCGACGATTATGAACTTTTAATTGCAAGGTCTAACGGATTGACAGCGCTTGATAGCGAAATGTTAGAATTTGTTGAACTCGAACAAATAGAGAAAGAAGTAACTTTAAATGATGAATACGAAGCTAAATGCCTAAAGTTTTCTAAAAGAATATTGCGTTATttagaagataaaaataaaggcAGTCGAAATTTAAGTTCTTCAAGCAACCAAAGTACAAATGCTAGAATTAATGAAAACTCTAGACAAG AAGTCGAAAAATTCGCGTATTTAAAAGCCCTTTTAATCGGTCAGGCAGCTAATGTTGTGTCTGGATTCGATCTTTCAAGCGAAAACTATGACAATTGTaaagaaatgctaaaaaataGATTTGGCAAAAGAGATATCATAATTAACtcttttatgaacaaaataattaactTAGAAGAGGTTAAGAGCTCTTCCAATGTTCAAGCGCTACGGAGAATTCATGTCGAAATTGAAATCGCTTTTAGAAATTTAGAGGCAATGAATGTAGAATCTAAGTCCTTCGGACTCTTATTAATgcctattttgcaaaaaaagctACCTCATGATTTAATACTGCAATTTAATAAGCAGAGAGAGGACGGTGATattgaaatttctgaattaatttcatttttaaagaaagaagtggAATGTCGGGAAATTACTTTAGCAGCatgtaatgaaaataaagctTCGACAATTTCTAAAGGTTATAGtaatcaaaagaatgttagtAAAAGGTGCGATAGAGATATTGCTACAGCCAGTGCATTGAATACTTCCGTAAATCAAGTATGCATCTTCTGCCAAAATGCGTATAGTTCCTACAAGTGTAACATTCGTACAacggaaaaaataaaacagcttaAAACGGATAACAGATGTTTTAAATgctttaagaaatttcatttgagTAGGGTTTGTAATGATAAAAGTGCTTGTTTCAAATGTAATGGGAAAAATCATCATGAATCGATTTGTTTCAGAAACAGTGACGAACGTTCTAACTCAAGTAAATCTTTAGAGCAACTTAAAACTTCGGAAAATACTTTAGTCGCTTCTAATTCAAATAATGAATCTGTAGTTCCTAACGTAAATGCAAACGCTTTTGTTTCTCAGAACTCTAGTAATGCTTTGAGCGCGAAAAATGTATTGCTACAAACGTGTACTGTAGTAATTTGTACAGAATCAGACTCGAAAACTACGCGTGCAATTTTGGACCAAGGTAGTGAACGTTCTTTCATAAAAGACACTTTGGttaaatctttgaatttaaaacccaTACGCACTGAGAAACTATCAGTTTTCGCATTCGGAGCGgaaaaacccattgttaaaaattatcctgTGGTAGTAATTGAACTTTGCGACAgggagttgaaaaacaaaataagattaGAATGTTTGGTAACCGACACAATTTCCTCATGTCCTGTGAAGGGTCCAAGTTTACGCTCACTCGAAAAAATTCAGTGCTTGGGACTAAAGCCGGCCGATATTGTAGATAATGTCTCCGATTTACGACATTTGGGGGTATTAATTGGGGCCGACAAATTTTGGGATGTAGTGTTGACAgcgagaaaacgcataaatagAGATCTTCAGGCCGTTAACTCTATATTTGGGTGGTTTTTAGTGGGTTTAGACAGAAATACGTTTAAGCAAGCCAACTTTTCGAAGCATTCAAATGTATCGGTAGGAAATGCaattgttttaaatgatttaagaatattttgggaATTGGATTCTATGGGTATAATTGAAGAATCTAGTAAATATTCCAAAAAAGATGAAGATTTAATTCATCGCTTCGAAACAGAATTGCGATTGGTAGACGGGAGATACGAATGTAAATTACTTTGGAAAACCACAACTGACGGTCTCGAAAATAATTTTGAGGTAACTAAAAGacgctttgaaactttaaaacaaaaactggaTAAAACTCCAGAAATATTAGCGAAGTATAAGGAAATAATAGAACAGCAGTTAAACGAAAATATAGTTGAGAAATGCGCTAATGaaatcaaagataaagattattatATGCCTCACAGAGCAGTCATTCGTAATAGCGAAACGACGAATGTTCGTATCGTATTTGATGCAtcttttaaatctgaaaattgtaAATCCTTAAATGAATGTTTAGAAATTGGTCCTAACTTGAATCCGTCCGTTCTTGATATTATTCTTAGGTATCGGGAGCATGAAATAGGATTTAGTGGAGACCTAGAAAAGGCGTTTTTGATGATTGGGATAGCTAAACAAGATCGGGATTTTTTGAGATTTCTCTGGTTTGGGGAATCAaacgaacagttcaaaattttgcgTATGTGCCGCACGCCGTTCGGTACCAGTATTAGCCCATTTATACTAGCCGCTACTATTaaatatcatattaaaaaatataaaattaaaaaccctGATGTATTTGAAATGCTTAATTCATCAATTTATGTAGATGATTTGTTTTATGGTGCTAAAACGGTGGAAGATGCATACAAATTGtctgtagatgcagtaaatattTTCCGTGACGCGGGAATGaatttgagaaaattgaaatcgaatTCAAATGAACTTAATGCTTTGTGGCTGAGGGATAATATTAAACAGGacgaaaatttgagtaaaaaatcaaaatttttaggcATGAATTGGAATCCCATTAATGATTCTATCAATTTAGAGCTAACTGCTGTAATTGAATCTGTGAAAAGCAAACTAAACGACACAAAAAGGACAGTTTTAAGAACTGTAGCTAAAATATTCGATCCAGTGGGATTTCTTCAACCTTTTACTGTGCGGATGAAGATATTGTTACAAGATATTTGGCTGTCAGGTCTAAACTGGGATGAAAGTCTTCCTAGTGCTTTAAAAGGAAAGTGGAATAATTGGTGCTCAGAACTTGAGTTCTTAAAAAATCTGACTTTCCCAAGGAAATTCTTCAGTGAGGCTGATTACACGGAActgagcattcacattttttGCGACGCCTCTCCTAGAGCGTTTGGAGCGGTTGCTTATTTTAGATACTCTAATAGTTACGGGGAGATTAAAACTTCCTTCATAATGGCCAAGGGTAGAGTTGCACCTTTGAAAACTTTATCTTTGCCAAGATGTGAGCTAATGGGAGCTCTTATAGGTGCTCGATTAGCGAAATATTTAAAGGGCATTTTTCCGAACTTAACCGAAAATCTGTATTGTTGGAGCGATTCAACAATTGTACTACACTGGCTAAGAAGATCTCCAAATGAGTGGAAGCCCTTTGTTAGCAATCGCGTAGCAGAAATTCAGGCAATTTGCAGTCCAAATCAGTTCTTCTACTGCGATTCAAGAAATAATCCAGCAGATATGTTAACAAGAGGAGAACAAGCTGAAACAATGGCTTCTAGTCCACTGTGGCGAAATGGACATAGTTGGCTTACCGAATCCGAAGAATTATGGCCAAAGAAAATAGCAAAGTTCAACGAGGGAGAAATGTCCATTGAAAGCAGAAAATCGCGAAACGTCCTACAAATTTCCGCTAATAGTGAACCCAAGCAATCTGATAGTTCACTATTTGATTTAGATGAATTCGGCACTTTGAAGAAAGTGTATCGTATTACCGCATGGATAATGAGATTCATCAATAACTGCAAACCAAAATCTGAGAAGTTGTGTGGACCAATTGCAGCAGAAGAAATTATGACTgccgaaatattttggagtaaaaCCACGCAAATGGAACACttcaaaaaggaaattgaaacCCTATCCGATGGAAAGAATATCGACAAAAATTCCAGCCTATATTTGTTGCATCCTGAAATTGATGAGAATGGTCTTCTGCGTTTAAAGGGGCGAATACAGTTTGCAGATTGTCAAGAATCAGCAAAGCACCCATTGATATTGCCATCAAAGTGCAGATACGTGGAACTTTTAATAATGGATGCACACGAAAGAGTATTTCATTCTGGAGTAGATGCCACACTAACACATCTCCGTGAAAAGTTGTGGATCATTAAAGCACGGCAAAGAATTAAAACGGTTCTTCACAAgtgtttgatttgtaaaagattcAACGCGCGTCCAGGGGCTCAGGTTGTAGCTCCACTCCCTGCAGATAGAATAATTGAGTCACCACCCTTTGCAGTAACTGGACTCGATTACGCAGGACCCTTTTATtgcagagaaaataatgaaaaacattatttgcttttatttacgtGTGCAGTTACGCGCGCGATTCACTTAGAACTGGTACCTTCCATGAACACTGAATCACTTTTACTGGCCTTCCGGCGGTTTATATCTCGACGAGGACTGTGTAATACAATTTATTCTGACAATGCAAAGGCATTTAAACGAGCAGATATTGagttgaaaaaagtatttaaatgcaTTGGTCATCCTtctgttcaagatttattttcacATTACAATATAAATTGGAAATATATTGTAGAAAGAGGTGCATGGTGGGGAGGATTCTGGGAGAGAATGgtaagaacaattaaaacaagCTTAAGAAAAATTGTTGGACGCTCATCGCTCTCTCTCAATGAACTTGAAACGGTGTTTATTGAGATTGAAGCAACAATTAATTCTCGACCCATTACTTACGTATATGATGATCCCTCAGAACCCTCTCCCCTCACTCCTGCACATTTTTTAGTAG GATGTAAAGAACCTGATGCATTAGTTGTGAAGATTGATCTCGGCCTTGAGACGAAGAAAGAATAA